The following coding sequences lie in one Halarsenatibacter silvermanii genomic window:
- a CDS encoding DUF429 domain-containing protein, which produces MKYLGVDGCPGGWLAAGEKDSGEIELDLYKDFVTLWQENSSPELLLIDIPIGLKKSGSTERLCDRAARSFLSKRSSSVFPVPFRPALKAESWQQANRTNKEVSGRGLSRQSWGLADKIKEIDDFLGRFPGAVELMHESHPELVFWALNGCQEMAANKKSQEGFAERKRVLARFFDRLSSLIDNAQEDLEFDAFGQDDIVDALALLAAARRGEKKLISLPDEKMRDDRGLKMEIVYPQPVPDVISASDS; this is translated from the coding sequence ATGAAATATTTAGGCGTAGACGGCTGTCCGGGGGGCTGGCTGGCGGCCGGCGAAAAAGATAGCGGTGAGATCGAGCTCGATCTTTATAAAGATTTTGTCACGCTCTGGCAGGAAAATTCGAGCCCCGAGCTTCTGCTGATCGATATTCCCATAGGGCTAAAGAAAAGCGGTTCGACTGAAAGACTCTGCGACCGGGCAGCGCGTTCTTTTTTGAGCAAACGCAGTTCGTCTGTCTTCCCTGTTCCCTTTCGCCCGGCTTTAAAGGCAGAAAGCTGGCAGCAAGCCAATCGGACAAATAAAGAGGTGAGCGGCCGGGGGTTGAGCCGGCAGAGCTGGGGGCTGGCGGACAAAATTAAGGAGATCGACGACTTTTTGGGCCGCTTTCCCGGGGCGGTCGAGCTCATGCATGAATCGCATCCGGAGCTGGTCTTCTGGGCTTTAAACGGCTGTCAGGAGATGGCCGCTAATAAAAAGTCGCAGGAGGGGTTCGCGGAAAGAAAGAGAGTGCTGGCCCGATTTTTCGACCGTCTCTCCTCTCTTATCGATAATGCCCAGGAGGATCTGGAGTTTGATGCTTTTGGCCAGGACGATATAGTCGATGCCCTGGCTCTGCTGGCGGCCGCCCGCCGGGGCGAAAAAAAGCTGATATCTCTTCCTGACGAGAAGATGAGAGACGATCGGGGTCTGAAGATGGAGATAGTCTATCCTCAACCCGTCCCGGATGTGATATCTGCTTCAGATTCATAA